One segment of Eschrichtius robustus isolate mEscRob2 chromosome 3, mEscRob2.pri, whole genome shotgun sequence DNA contains the following:
- the LAMTOR5 gene encoding ragulator complex protein LAMTOR5 has protein sequence MEATLEQHLEDTMKNPSIVGVLCTDSQGLNLGCRGTLSDEHAGVVSVLAQQAAKLTSDPTDIPVVCLESDNGNIMIQKHDGITVAVHKMAS, from the exons ATGGAGGCAACCTTAGAGCAGCACTTGGAGGACAC AATGAAGAATCCATCCATTGTTGGAGTCCTGTGCACAGATTCACAAGGACTCAATTTGGGCT GCCGCGGAACCCTGTCAGATGAGCATGCTGGGGTGGTATCTGTTTTAGCCCAGCAAGCAGCTAAGCTAACCTCAGACCCCACTGATATTCCTGTGGTGTGTCTAGAATCAGATAATGG GAACATTATGATCCAGAAACACGATGGCATCACAGTGGCAGTGCACAAAATGGCCTCTTGA